The following are encoded together in the Pedobacter sp. D749 genome:
- a CDS encoding phage tail protein: MNLMLGAITLFAGDYAPVGFAICDGSLLSITKNTMLFSILKTRYGGDGRSNFALPKLPSVEGAIYIIATEGYYPAHPMD; encoded by the coding sequence ATGAATTTAATGCTAGGGGCAATAACCCTTTTTGCCGGCGATTATGCGCCTGTAGGGTTTGCGATATGTGATGGCTCGCTGCTATCAATCACTAAAAATACGATGTTGTTTTCTATCCTCAAAACAAGGTATGGCGGCGATGGCAGGTCGAATTTTGCCCTGCCTAAACTTCCGTCGGTAGAAGGTGCAATATATATCATTGCTACAGAGGGCTATTATCCCGCACATCCCATGGATTAG
- a CDS encoding NAD-dependent epimerase/dehydratase family protein translates to MGKTRDQNNVIITGATGMVGEGVLMQCLNSPEIDGVLVINRKPSGYSHAKLKEIIHPDFFDFSAIESQLIGYNACFFCLGITSVGADQETYYKMTYTLTMHVAQTLSKLNSDMTFCYVSGGGTNAHSRLKWAQVKGKTESDLTKLPFEQVFNFRPGFIKPLPGQKYAHKFYTYINWLFPLGRAVYPGGFCTMAELGDAMINTLSHTNERRILEGKDIIALSKE, encoded by the coding sequence ATGGGAAAAACCAGAGATCAAAATAATGTTATCATTACCGGTGCTACTGGAATGGTTGGAGAAGGGGTATTGATGCAATGCTTAAATAGCCCTGAAATAGATGGGGTTTTAGTCATCAATCGCAAACCTTCTGGTTATAGCCATGCAAAGCTGAAAGAGATTATCCATCCTGATTTTTTCGATTTCTCGGCGATAGAAAGTCAGCTGATTGGTTATAATGCCTGTTTCTTCTGTTTGGGCATTACTTCAGTAGGCGCTGATCAGGAAACCTATTATAAAATGACTTATACACTTACCATGCATGTTGCACAAACGTTGAGCAAACTCAATAGCGATATGACTTTTTGTTATGTTTCTGGTGGAGGAACCAATGCGCATAGCCGTTTGAAATGGGCACAGGTAAAAGGCAAAACGGAAAGCGATTTAACAAAATTACCTTTTGAACAGGTGTTTAATTTCCGTCCGGGTTTTATCAAGCCATTGCCAGGTCAGAAATATGCACATAAATTTTATACCTATATCAATTGGTTATTTCCGCTTGGAAGGGCTGTTTATCCAGGTGGATTTTGCACAATGGCTGAACTGGGCGATGCGATGATCAATACTTTGAGCCACACTAATGAGCGGCGGATTTTAGAAGGGAAAGACATCATTGCCTTATCAAAAGAATAA
- a CDS encoding RagB/SusD family nutrient uptake outer membrane protein has protein sequence MKNKYIFSFAVVALSFSGCTKLDENLNGQVGSGAVSSNNVAGVLGATYAAMIGPYQAPWNWAALQEVTSDEIIVPTRAGDWDDNGAWRALHLHKWAPDHTRISDVFRDLNSISYVATSVLNASPNAGQAAQARFLRAFAQFSVLDGWGQVPYRDPGEGVTKPSRVRNAAYEITYLISELTAIIPDLPAGPANVANKNAARTLLMKLYLNKGAFLNRNTPTFDAADMARVISLADEIAAGGYVLTANYFDNFAPTNDVLSTENIFTAQNLGGVNGSDLDGQWKCTTHYNQDPSGYNGFSTLSNFYAKFEAADKRRGGSYTGQTNIAGVRVGFLVGQQVNQNGVALKDRKGNPLAFTPEVSIIERDPNHLEVAGIRVIKYPIDYANSGSKKPDNDWVYFRYADVLLMKAEALLRTSQPAAALTIVNSIRTVRGASILPSLTLDILLDERGRELYWESFRRQDLIRFGKFLAAWQEKPASEAKYLLFPIPDNQLGNPNLIQNPGY, from the coding sequence ATGAAAAATAAATATATTTTCAGTTTCGCTGTGGTTGCCCTAAGTTTTTCAGGCTGTACCAAGCTGGATGAAAACCTGAATGGCCAGGTTGGTAGTGGAGCAGTATCATCAAATAATGTTGCCGGGGTATTGGGTGCTACATACGCCGCAATGATCGGTCCTTACCAGGCACCATGGAATTGGGCTGCTTTGCAGGAAGTAACGTCTGACGAAATTATAGTGCCCACACGTGCAGGCGATTGGGACGACAATGGTGCATGGCGCGCATTACATTTACATAAATGGGCACCAGATCATACCCGGATCTCGGATGTGTTCAGGGATTTAAATAGTATTTCTTATGTGGCTACAAGTGTTTTAAATGCAAGTCCAAATGCGGGGCAGGCCGCGCAGGCGCGTTTTTTACGTGCATTTGCCCAATTTTCTGTGCTGGATGGCTGGGGGCAGGTGCCTTATAGGGATCCCGGTGAAGGTGTTACCAAACCATCCCGTGTAAGAAATGCAGCATATGAAATTACTTACCTCATTAGTGAGTTAACGGCAATAATTCCCGATCTGCCTGCCGGACCTGCAAATGTTGCCAATAAAAATGCGGCCAGAACACTTTTAATGAAACTTTACCTTAACAAAGGAGCTTTCCTGAACCGCAATACACCAACTTTTGATGCTGCAGATATGGCCAGGGTAATTTCGCTTGCCGATGAAATAGCAGCCGGAGGTTATGTGCTCACGGCAAACTACTTTGATAATTTTGCCCCAACAAATGATGTGCTTTCAACTGAAAACATTTTTACTGCACAAAATTTAGGTGGTGTAAATGGCAGCGATCTGGATGGTCAGTGGAAATGTACCACACACTATAACCAGGACCCGAGCGGTTACAACGGTTTTTCGACCCTATCAAACTTTTACGCAAAATTTGAAGCTGCTGATAAACGAAGAGGCGGATCTTATACTGGCCAAACCAATATTGCAGGTGTTAGGGTGGGGTTTTTAGTTGGTCAACAGGTAAACCAGAATGGGGTAGCCTTAAAAGATAGAAAAGGCAATCCATTGGCCTTTACGCCAGAGGTAAGCATTATAGAAAGAGACCCTAACCATTTGGAAGTGGCAGGTATCCGTGTGATCAAATATCCGATTGATTATGCCAACTCCGGATCTAAAAAACCTGATAACGACTGGGTTTATTTCCGTTATGCCGACGTATTATTGATGAAAGCCGAAGCCCTGTTAAGAACATCGCAGCCAGCAGCTGCCTTAACCATTGTGAATTCGATCAGAACGGTTAGAGGTGCTTCAATTTTACCAAGTTTAACATTGGATATATTATTGGATGAGCGTGGCCGTGAGTTATATTGGGAGAGTTTTAGGAGACAGGATTTAATCCGTTTTGGTAAATTCCTTGCTGCATGGCAGGAAAAACCGGCAAGTGAAGCTAAATACTTACTTTTTCCTATCCCCGATAATCAGCTTGGTAATCCAAATCTTATACAAAATCCAGGATATTAA
- a CDS encoding M57 family metalloprotease gives MKKNLKRIAIVAMVAVVVAACKKNQETLTPEPQETVKNTDEVLQHIKNLGFPESSIVDNGNEYVVEEDIIFPKNMEIPANTGLKTEQYYTGSIVNATKKLNIRIFVDASMTSMSSEINSAIAQWNAVPNSTLRFSVVTTAPYDILIKNENLGNGVCGQGQFPSGGSAGALVKINKNYIAGNSFAQRARTICHEFGHCISFRHTNWSAIGESSATNVPGVTGTDASSIMNGGQCGSGATVLSQKDKDATAVLY, from the coding sequence ATGAAAAAAAACCTAAAAAGAATCGCGATCGTAGCGATGGTTGCAGTAGTAGTTGCAGCATGTAAAAAAAACCAGGAAACATTAACACCAGAACCACAAGAAACTGTAAAAAACACCGATGAGGTTTTACAGCACATTAAAAATTTAGGCTTCCCTGAATCGAGTATTGTTGATAATGGAAATGAATATGTTGTTGAGGAAGATATTATATTCCCTAAAAACATGGAAATTCCTGCAAATACGGGGCTAAAAACCGAACAGTATTATACCGGAAGCATCGTAAATGCAACGAAAAAATTAAATATCAGGATTTTTGTAGATGCATCTATGACCTCTATGAGCAGTGAGATCAATAGTGCCATTGCCCAATGGAATGCTGTTCCAAATTCGACCTTACGCTTTAGCGTTGTAACAACAGCACCTTACGACATTCTGATCAAAAATGAAAATTTAGGAAATGGTGTTTGTGGCCAGGGACAGTTCCCTTCGGGAGGAAGTGCAGGTGCTTTGGTTAAAATCAATAAAAATTACATTGCCGGTAATTCTTTTGCACAACGTGCCAGAACAATTTGTCACGAGTTTGGTCACTGTATCTCATTCAGACATACTAACTGGTCAGCTATCGGTGAATCAAGTGCAACAAATGTACCTGGCGTAACCGGAACCGATGCATCGTCGATCATGAATGGCGGCCAATGTGGCTCAGGTGCCACGGTATTATCACAAAAAGATAAAGATGCCACTGCTGTATTATATTAA
- a CDS encoding SAM-dependent methyltransferase, translating to MQKGTLYLIPVPLAEEVAHKTFTPYLVDTINQIDTYIVENSKTARKFLKEAGLKTPQKDLIVHDYGKHNRTDLGQFFVELNAGKDVGLMSEAGCPGIADPGADIVAEAHKRGIKVVPLVGPSSILLALMASGFNGQSFAFWGYLPIDKEQRTKRIKDLDLSASRYKQTQIFIETPFRNNQLFEEVLKSCKPNTQVCVASNLTAADEFIKTQSVYNWRKEEIDLHKQPTIFLLY from the coding sequence ATGCAAAAAGGCACTTTATACCTTATTCCCGTACCATTGGCTGAAGAGGTAGCACACAAAACGTTTACCCCTTATTTGGTTGATACCATTAACCAGATTGACACCTACATTGTAGAAAACAGTAAAACAGCCCGTAAGTTTTTAAAGGAGGCTGGATTAAAAACCCCTCAAAAAGATCTGATCGTACACGATTATGGAAAACATAACCGTACCGATTTAGGTCAGTTTTTTGTGGAGCTTAATGCCGGAAAAGATGTAGGTTTGATGAGCGAAGCAGGTTGCCCTGGCATTGCCGATCCAGGAGCCGATATTGTTGCCGAAGCACATAAACGCGGTATTAAAGTGGTACCATTGGTAGGACCAAGTTCAATTTTGTTAGCTTTAATGGCTTCAGGTTTTAACGGACAAAGTTTCGCCTTTTGGGGTTATTTGCCAATCGATAAAGAGCAACGCACCAAAAGGATTAAAGACCTGGATTTATCGGCAAGCCGCTATAAACAAACACAGATATTCATCGAAACACCTTTCCGCAATAACCAGCTTTTTGAAGAAGTGCTGAAAAGCTGCAAACCCAATACACAAGTGTGTGTAGCTAGCAACCTTACCGCAGCAGATGAATTTATTAAGACCCAAAGTGTTTACAACTGGCGAAAAGAGGAAATAGACTTGCATAAACAGCCAACTATATTTTTGTTGTACTAA
- a CDS encoding S9 family peptidase — MMNKYWLTVTACTLAITANAQQKALTVKDYEKAESFMSYNTAKYIDHANVQPNWLEGDKFWYSTKNNGTEQAFLVDPANKTKTATTDYKGGEMPSRRMGGHNEVLSPDGKKAILIKDYNLFVKDVASGKLIQLTTDGIKDYGYATDNAGWKHSDAPILRWSPDSKKIATFQQDQRNSKDMYLVTTNVGAPVLKAWKYPLPGDKQIATIRRVVIDVENPKVISLNIPADQHRATLSDDISSSGTFDDIDWKADGSEVAFVSTSRDHKNEKFRIANATTGAVREVFEETVKTQYESGQGAINWRYLPASKEIIWYSERDNWGHLYLYDSSNGKLKNQITQGDFVVSRLIKVDEKTRTLYFFANGREKGNPYFSYLYKIGFDGKNLTNLTPEVGNHVVSLSPSEKYFIDSYSQPDVPAVTVLRSIDGKLINTLEKTDVSRLIATGWKAPISVSVKAKDGKTDIYGLVFTPTKMDASQKYPVIDYIYPGPQGGSVGSWAFAASRGDNQALAELGFIVVVIEGTSNPDRSKSFHDMSYGNMAENTLPDQIAAIRQLSAKYPIDTTKVGIWGHSGGGFATAAAMFRYPDFFKVGISESGNHDNRNYEDDWGERYNGLVENSDYGVQANQNYAKNLKGKLMLVHGLMDDNVPPYNTLLVVEALEKANKSFDLVIFPNSAHGYGAYSPYMMRRRWDYFVQNLLGAEPPKDYQMKGPTAR, encoded by the coding sequence ATGATGAATAAATATTGGCTTACCGTAACGGCTTGTACTTTGGCCATTACGGCAAATGCTCAGCAGAAGGCTTTAACCGTTAAAGATTATGAAAAAGCGGAAAGTTTTATGAGCTATAACACCGCAAAGTATATCGACCACGCCAATGTACAGCCGAACTGGCTCGAAGGTGATAAATTTTGGTATAGCACAAAAAACAATGGTACTGAACAGGCTTTTCTGGTAGATCCTGCAAATAAAACCAAAACAGCCACTACTGATTATAAAGGAGGCGAAATGCCATCGCGACGCATGGGTGGCCACAACGAGGTATTATCACCTGATGGAAAAAAAGCCATTTTAATTAAAGATTATAATCTTTTTGTGAAAGATGTGGCCTCAGGCAAATTAATACAGCTCACCACCGATGGCATTAAAGACTATGGTTATGCTACCGATAACGCAGGCTGGAAACACAGTGATGCCCCAATTTTACGTTGGTCGCCCGATTCAAAAAAGATAGCGACCTTTCAGCAAGATCAAAGAAATTCAAAAGATATGTACCTTGTAACCACTAATGTGGGTGCACCGGTACTAAAAGCCTGGAAATATCCTTTGCCTGGCGATAAGCAGATTGCAACCATCCGTAGAGTGGTTATCGATGTAGAAAACCCGAAAGTAATTTCGCTTAACATTCCTGCAGATCAACATCGGGCAACTTTGAGTGATGATATATCAAGCAGTGGTACTTTTGATGATATCGATTGGAAAGCAGATGGATCGGAAGTTGCTTTCGTGTCGACTTCACGAGATCATAAAAACGAAAAGTTCCGTATTGCCAACGCCACAACAGGTGCTGTTCGCGAAGTTTTCGAAGAGACTGTAAAAACACAGTACGAATCGGGGCAAGGAGCTATCAACTGGCGTTATCTTCCTGCTTCAAAAGAAATCATCTGGTATTCGGAAAGAGATAACTGGGGACATTTGTATTTGTACGATTCAAGTAACGGAAAATTGAAAAACCAGATTACCCAAGGCGATTTCGTAGTTTCTCGTTTGATTAAAGTTGATGAAAAGACACGTACGCTTTACTTTTTTGCAAACGGCCGTGAGAAAGGAAATCCTTATTTTAGTTACCTGTATAAAATTGGTTTCGACGGGAAAAATTTAACCAACCTAACTCCTGAAGTAGGAAATCATGTTGTATCACTATCTCCTTCAGAAAAATATTTTATCGATAGCTATTCGCAGCCTGATGTGCCAGCAGTTACTGTTTTGAGAAGCATTGACGGAAAACTGATCAATACTTTAGAAAAAACAGATGTTTCGAGATTAATCGCTACAGGTTGGAAAGCGCCCATTTCGGTTTCGGTGAAAGCCAAAGATGGTAAAACAGATATCTATGGTCTGGTTTTTACACCAACAAAAATGGATGCCAGCCAGAAATATCCTGTTATCGATTATATTTATCCTGGGCCACAGGGTGGTAGCGTAGGCAGCTGGGCATTTGCAGCTTCGCGTGGCGATAATCAGGCCTTGGCCGAACTGGGTTTTATTGTTGTGGTAATAGAAGGAACCAGTAACCCCGACCGCTCTAAAAGTTTTCACGATATGAGCTACGGCAACATGGCAGAGAACACCTTGCCTGATCAGATTGCGGCCATCAGACAACTTTCTGCAAAATATCCTATCGACACGACAAAAGTAGGTATTTGGGGGCATTCTGGTGGTGGTTTTGCTACTGCTGCGGCAATGTTCCGTTATCCGGATTTCTTTAAAGTGGGTATTTCTGAATCAGGAAACCACGACAACAGAAATTACGAGGACGATTGGGGCGAACGCTATAACGGCCTGGTAGAAAATTCAGATTACGGAGTTCAGGCGAATCAAAATTATGCTAAAAATTTAAAAGGTAAATTGATGCTGGTTCACGGCTTGATGGATGATAATGTGCCACCATACAATACGTTATTGGTAGTAGAGGCGCTTGAAAAAGCAAACAAATCATTTGATCTCGTTATTTTTCCAAACAGTGCACATGGTTACGGTGCTTACTCGCCTTATATGATGCGCCGCCGCTGGGATTACTTTGTACAAAACCTTTTAGGTGCAGAACCACCTAAAGATTACCAGATGAAAGGCCCAACAGCAAGATAA
- the treF gene encoding alpha,alpha-trehalase TreF, producing the protein MKSQNLPCIKIMVLTWLLFISCQLFAQQELSPRQTYPNLFEQVQMAGIYPDSKSFVDAIPKRKPSEIMNAYITHKNDKNFDLKAFVSEYFSLPENHHAAYHSDINAGIEKHLDTLWTVLKRNPDTVSTYQTSLLPLPKPYIVPGGRFREVYYWDSYFTMLGLQKADKTETIKDMVDNFAFLIDKYGFIPNGNRTYYLTRSQPPFFAAMVQLLTKHSKDVKLRDYRDALEKEYNFWMKGASNIGNGKAINHVVKLTDGTILNRYYDAGDQPREESYREDFEAAKSTKQVPSTFLRNVRSAAESGWDFSSRWFADGKNYSQIITTDLLPVDLNTLLYNLETTISAANIEAGNNAKAAAFAKKALKRKTAILKYFWNKKQGFFTDYNWKKRSLSNQLTLAAAFPLYFKLATNEQAKAVKEKLAKDFFKTGGLITTLTTTKQQWDAPNAWAPLQYISIIGLRNYGYDKLADTISTRWISLNISVFKETGKLMEKYNVVETDSKGGGGEYPLQDGFGWTNGVLLKLMKK; encoded by the coding sequence ATGAAAAGTCAGAACCTGCCGTGCATTAAAATAATGGTACTTACCTGGTTATTATTTATTTCCTGTCAGTTATTTGCACAGCAGGAATTGAGTCCGAGGCAAACCTATCCTAATTTATTTGAGCAAGTTCAGATGGCAGGAATTTATCCTGATAGTAAATCTTTCGTGGATGCCATCCCAAAAAGGAAGCCTTCAGAAATCATGAACGCTTATATCACGCACAAAAATGACAAAAATTTTGATTTAAAAGCATTTGTAAGCGAATACTTTAGCCTGCCCGAAAACCATCACGCAGCTTACCATTCGGATATCAATGCAGGTATCGAAAAACATTTAGACACGTTGTGGACGGTTTTAAAAAGAAATCCGGATACGGTTTCCACTTATCAAACTTCGTTACTGCCATTGCCAAAACCCTACATTGTTCCGGGTGGCCGTTTTAGGGAAGTTTATTACTGGGATTCTTATTTCACCATGTTGGGCCTGCAAAAGGCAGATAAAACAGAAACCATAAAAGATATGGTTGATAATTTTGCTTTCCTTATCGATAAATATGGTTTTATCCCGAATGGGAACCGCACGTATTACTTAACACGCTCGCAACCCCCGTTTTTTGCTGCTATGGTTCAACTGCTAACAAAGCATAGTAAGGATGTAAAACTTAGGGATTATAGGGATGCATTGGAGAAAGAGTACAATTTCTGGATGAAAGGTGCCAGTAATATAGGTAACGGAAAAGCCATTAACCACGTGGTAAAATTAACAGATGGCACCATTTTAAACCGCTATTACGATGCCGGCGATCAGCCACGTGAAGAATCGTACAGGGAAGATTTTGAAGCAGCAAAATCAACAAAGCAAGTTCCATCCACATTCCTGAGAAATGTACGTTCTGCTGCAGAATCGGGTTGGGATTTTAGCAGCAGGTGGTTTGCCGACGGTAAAAACTATAGCCAGATTATTACTACAGATCTGCTTCCTGTTGATTTAAATACATTGTTGTACAATCTGGAAACTACAATTTCGGCGGCAAACATAGAGGCGGGCAATAATGCAAAGGCCGCTGCATTTGCCAAAAAGGCGCTTAAGCGTAAAACTGCTATCCTTAAATATTTCTGGAACAAAAAACAGGGCTTTTTTACCGACTATAACTGGAAAAAACGCTCTTTATCCAATCAGCTTACGCTTGCGGCAGCTTTTCCTCTTTATTTTAAGCTGGCAACAAACGAACAGGCGAAAGCTGTTAAAGAGAAGTTAGCAAAGGATTTTTTTAAAACCGGCGGTTTAATTACAACCTTAACCACAACAAAACAACAGTGGGATGCGCCAAATGCATGGGCACCGCTGCAATATATCAGCATTATTGGGTTGCGCAATTATGGCTATGATAAACTGGCTGATACCATTAGTACAAGGTGGATAAGCCTTAATATTTCGGTATTTAAAGAAACCGGGAAATTAATGGAAAAGTATAATGTGGTAGAAACGGACAGTAAGGGTGGTGGTGGCGAATATCCACTACAGGATGGTTTTGGCTGGACAAATGGTGTACTTTTAAAACTGATGAAAAAATAA
- a CDS encoding SusC/RagA family TonB-linked outer membrane protein codes for MNITLPGNWSVLSLKQKLYSLKKLISLSLLILLSSTAAFAQITVKGMIYDTDKTPLAGATLQITGTNTRTQSDAEGKYQITAPNGTSRLTVSFVGYESQTVSINNQTLLNITLSSLNNLEAVVVIGYASVRKNDLTGAATTVSAKDFNKGPLNAPDQLIQGKVAGVQMINNSGQPGGASTVRIRGNSAITGTGQPLYVVDGVALDGRSARPSTSAGIGTAPDGNPLNFINPADIESMEILKDASATAIYGSRAAYGVVLITTKRGKSGETKIDVSASAGVSNIAKRVDVLTGDEYRAALQKYSLTTGNFGNSVDALDAITRTAYNQNYSIGISGGTNGNTFRVSLGYQDQQGIIKTTDFKKYSAGFNGNFKFLESKKLGVDINMISNQYLESVAPITTDAGFTGSLISQALSWNPTQSFYNPDGSLFIDYGSTTINPLAALAANNDKSKVSTILGSVSPYYKITPWLEYRMLASVNYSAGIRRASTRSTLNLQGIQPSGTFLGGYASYSNNELITQQFTNTLNFNKEIASKLNLNAILGYEYSNFINKGATNTATGFGDIAADYTDAFQTTAPANRTFSTFNNPITELQSYFARAIFNYDNRYILTATFRADGSTKFGKSNRYGYFPSFAAAWDIRKESFMSDTQWLDQLKLRLGYGKTGNQDFPSGSAQLRYDFGNANGSPILTPINNENADLKWQSDKQANVGIDFGLFKNRLTGSLDYFNKKTNDLLFPQIAFSPAVGGNVPTWVNLPGQIINKGLELTLNGTIIDKDNFTWSLGGNATFINNKVQNINGIIKTGSLNGQGLSGVTTEVIQNGLPLFAMVTRQYNGLDASGFSQYTDDGFTAYYVGNPNPKVILGLSTNLRYKKFSFTANLNGSFGQDIYNNTANSVLAISNLGAQRNISAALVNSPIQESLANPIAASSRYIEKGNYLKLANATLNYNIGNIGKSIKSLNVYVNGQNLFVITKYTGFDPEVNVNKGVSGVPSAGIDYTAYPTARTFNFGVNFSL; via the coding sequence ATGAACATCACTTTACCAGGCAATTGGTCTGTTTTGTCTTTGAAACAGAAATTGTATTCACTAAAGAAACTCATCAGTTTAAGTCTCTTAATTCTTTTATCCAGTACGGCAGCTTTTGCCCAGATCACTGTAAAAGGTATGATATACGATACCGATAAAACGCCTTTAGCCGGCGCAACCTTGCAAATAACGGGTACGAACACCAGAACACAAAGCGATGCAGAGGGTAAGTATCAGATCACTGCCCCAAACGGAACAAGCCGGCTAACGGTAAGCTTTGTAGGTTACGAATCGCAAACGGTAAGTATCAACAATCAAACCCTGCTTAACATTACCTTAAGTTCGCTTAATAACCTCGAAGCTGTTGTGGTTATCGGTTATGCTTCAGTAAGAAAAAATGATTTAACAGGTGCCGCAACAACCGTATCGGCCAAAGATTTTAATAAAGGCCCGCTAAATGCACCTGATCAATTGATACAGGGTAAAGTTGCAGGTGTACAGATGATCAATAACAGTGGACAACCGGGTGGTGCCTCTACTGTTAGGATAAGGGGTAATTCTGCCATTACCGGAACAGGGCAGCCCCTTTATGTAGTAGATGGGGTAGCGCTTGACGGAAGATCGGCCAGGCCATCAACAAGCGCAGGTATTGGTACAGCGCCTGATGGCAATCCTTTAAACTTTATCAATCCGGCTGATATTGAGTCGATGGAGATATTGAAAGATGCATCGGCTACGGCAATTTACGGTTCGCGTGCTGCCTATGGTGTGGTTTTAATTACCACAAAAAGAGGAAAATCCGGTGAGACCAAAATCGATGTAAGTGCATCTGCAGGCGTAAGTAACATTGCAAAGCGGGTTGATGTTTTAACGGGCGATGAATACCGTGCAGCACTGCAGAAATATAGCCTTACAACCGGTAATTTCGGAAACAGTGTTGACGCTTTGGATGCGATTACCAGAACAGCATATAACCAAAATTACTCAATTGGTATTAGCGGCGGTACCAATGGTAATACATTTCGTGTTTCACTTGGCTACCAGGATCAACAGGGGATCATCAAAACAACCGATTTTAAAAAATACAGTGCCGGCTTTAATGGTAATTTCAAATTTCTGGAAAGTAAAAAGCTGGGAGTGGATATTAACATGATCAGCAACCAGTACCTGGAAAGTGTAGCGCCAATTACCACTGATGCGGGGTTTACAGGAAGCTTAATTTCGCAGGCATTATCGTGGAATCCCACACAATCTTTCTATAATCCCGATGGTAGTTTATTTATAGATTACGGTTCTACCACCATCAATCCTCTAGCTGCCCTGGCTGCAAATAACGATAAATCGAAAGTGTCTACCATTTTGGGCAGCGTTTCGCCATATTACAAAATTACGCCCTGGTTAGAGTACCGCATGCTTGCCAGCGTAAATTATAGCGCGGGTATCAGAAGGGCATCTACCAGGAGCACTTTAAACCTGCAGGGCATCCAGCCATCCGGAACTTTTCTCGGCGGTTATGCCAGCTACTCCAACAACGAATTGATTACCCAACAGTTTACCAATACCTTAAACTTTAATAAAGAAATTGCAAGCAAGCTAAACCTGAACGCGATTTTAGGTTATGAGTATTCAAACTTTATCAACAAAGGGGCAACCAATACCGCAACAGGTTTTGGCGATATCGCTGCCGATTATACCGATGCTTTTCAAACCACGGCACCAGCCAACCGTACATTTTCGACCTTTAATAACCCTATAACAGAATTACAATCTTATTTTGCAAGGGCAATTTTTAATTATGATAACAGGTATATCTTAACTGCCACTTTCAGGGCAGATGGTTCTACCAAATTTGGTAAATCTAACCGTTATGGTTATTTCCCTTCTTTTGCCGCCGCCTGGGATATCAGAAAGGAAAGTTTCATGTCTGATACCCAATGGTTAGATCAGTTAAAATTACGTTTAGGTTATGGTAAAACGGGTAATCAGGACTTTCCATCTGGTTCTGCCCAGCTCCGTTACGATTTTGGAAATGCGAACGGTTCGCCTATCCTAACGCCGATCAATAATGAAAATGCCGATTTAAAGTGGCAATCGGATAAACAGGCGAACGTAGGTATCGATTTCGGACTGTTTAAAAACAGGTTAACTGGATCACTAGATTATTTTAATAAAAAAACAAACGATTTATTGTTCCCGCAAATTGCATTTTCTCCGGCAGTTGGTGGTAATGTGCCTACCTGGGTAAATTTACCGGGTCAGATCATCAATAAGGGATTGGAGTTAACGTTAAATGGTACAATTATCGATAAAGATAACTTTACATGGTCTTTAGGCGGTAATGCCACTTTTATCAACAATAAAGTTCAGAACATAAATGGCATTATTAAAACAGGTTCGCTAAACGGCCAGGGTTTAAGTGGTGTCACAACCGAAGTGATCCAGAATGGTTTACCACTTTTTGCCATGGTTACCCGCCAGTATAATGGTTTGGATGCGAGTGGCTTTTCGCAATATACCGATGATGGCTTTACCGCTTATTATGTGGGTAATCCCAATCCGAAAGTGATTTTAGGTTTAAGTACCAATTTAAGGTATAAGAAATTCTCGTTTACGGCAAACTTAAATGGTTCATTTGGTCAGGATATTTATAACAACACCGCAAATTCTGTATTGGCCATTTCCAACCTGGGTGCCCAGCGGAATATTTCTGCCGCCTTGGTTAACTCACCTATTCAAGAGTCGCTTGCAAATCCAATTGCGGCTTCATCAAGGTATATCGAAAAAGGTAATTACCTAAAGTTGGCTAATGCCACCCTTAATTATAATATCGGGAACATCGGTAAATCAATAAAATCTTTAAACGTTTATGTTAACGGCCAAAACCTATTTGTAATTACAAAATACACCGGTTTTGATCCAGAGGTGAATGTAAACAAAGGTGTTAGCGGGGTTCCTTCTGCCGGGATAGATTATACGGCTTATCCAACAGCAAGGACCTTCAATTTTGGTGTTAATTTTTCCCTTTAA